The genomic segment CATTTTTAATCAGTTATCCTTTTCGATTTATGAGCTCAGTTTATCATACCAATCACAGTAAGTAAGTGTTCAGAAATAGCGCAGGAAAAATGCTTGAAAACAGGCATAAAAAAACCCAGCCAATTTAAGTGACTGGGTTTTACTATCTTTTTTTAGTAATTACGCGATTACGCTTCGTATTTCTTAATTACTAGCGTTGCGTTTGTACCACCAAAACCGAAGCTGTTAGACATAACGGTTGTTAGTACTTGATCACGTTTTTCAGTAACGATATCAAGACCTTCCGCTGCTGGGTCTAGTGTTTCAACGTTGATACTTGGCGCGATAAAACCGTGCTCTAGCATTAGCGTTGAGTAGATAGCCTCATGAACACCGGCTGCACCTAGTGCGTGACCAGTCATTGCTTTAGTCGCAGAGATTGCAGGGCTGTTCGCACCAAATACTTCTTGGATAGCGCCTAGCTCTTTTGCATCACCAACAGGTGTAGATGTACCGTGAGTGTTCACGTAATCTACGCTGTCTACGTTTTGCATTGCCATTTTCATACAACGAACTGCGCCTTCGCCTGATGGTGCTACCATGTCGTAGCCATCAGATGTTGCACCGTAACCTACGATTTCACCGTAAATTTTAGCGCCACGAGCAAGTGCGTGTTCAAGTTCTTCGATAACAACCATACCGCCGCCACCAGAGATAACGAAACCGTCACGATCTGCATCGTAAGTACGAGAAGCTTTTTCTGGTGTGTCATTGTATTTTGATGATAGTGCGCCCATCGCATCAAACATCATCGTTAGAGACCAATCTAGCTCTTCACCACCACCAGCAAACATTACGTCTTGTTTGCCAAGTTGAATAAGCTCTACCGCGTGACCAATACAGTGTGCAGAAGTTGCACATGCAGAACTCATTGAGTAGTTAACACCACGAATTTTAAACGGTGTTGCAAGACATGCAGAAACCGTTGACGCCATTGTACGTGGAACCATGTATGGACCAACACGCTTAACGCCTTTCTCACGCAAGATATCCACTGCATTTACTTGGTTTAGTGATGATGCACCACCAGAACCTGCAACAATACCTGTACGGTCATTTGAAACTTGATCTTCTGTTAAGCCAGAATCTGCTACTGCTTGCTCCATTGAGATGTAAGCAAATGCAGCCGCATCACCCATGAAACGCATTTTTTTGCGATCGATGTGGTCAGCCGGGTTCATTTTCAAATCGCCCCAAACATTACTGCGCAGACCCTTTTCAGCGAACTGCTCAGAGAAGTTAATGCCTGATTTACCAGCTTTCAGAGACTCTAATACTTCTTCTGCATTGTTACCGATACTTGATACAATGCCCATGCCTGTAATTACGGCTCTTTTCATGATTCTTTCCTAATAAGTCATAAATCTTGGTAGATAATAGCGAAGATAGCACAACAAAGTGGTCAGCTTTCCTATAAGTCGTTAAAATCCGACGTAGATTATCTTTAATGGTACTAATTTATGTCACGAAATCACATTTTACCACAAAACAGCATCACTAATGCAATCCTTGATTGGAATGAGTCTGGAACTCCTGTCTCAAATGACTTTGATGATGTCTATTTTTCTAATGATAATGGATTAGAAGAGACACGATACGTCTTCTTACAGCAAAATCATCTGCCTCAAAGATGGCAAGATTATGACCAACGTCGTTTTGTAATCGGTGAAACAGGATTTGGTACTGGGTTAAACTTCCTTGCTGTGTGGCAATGGTTTAAAACATTTAGAGAACAAAACCCAGATGCTGCACTTAAAGAGCTTCATTTTGTCAGTTTTGAAAAATTCCCTGTCACTAAGGCCGATCTCATTAAGGCCCACCAAGCATGGCCTGAATTAGCAGAGCTAGCTGAGCAACTACAAGAACATTATCCTGCTGCCGTTCCAGATTGTCACCGACTGGTATTAGAAGATGGCATGATAACACTCGACCTTTGGTTCGGTGATATCAAAGACTGTATGCCACAAATTTGGATGGATGATTCAGGGGTTATCGACGCTTGGTTTTTAGATGGTTTTGCACCAAGTAAAAACCCTGAAATGTGGAATCAAAATCTATTTAATAATATGGCCAGCCTTGCTAAAAAAGGCTGTACTTGCGCTACTTTCACAGCAGCAGGTTTTGTTCGTCGAGGCTTGATTGAAGCAGGCTTTGATATGAAAAAAGTCAAAGGTTTCGCTCATAAAAGAGACATGATCGCTGGTACATTAACGGAACGTAAAACCAAGGCGAATCATGCGGTTTGGTATGCACGCTCGACACCAGAAAATATCACAGATGTGGCTATTATAGGTGGCGGCGTTGCCAGTGCATCATTGGCGACAACACTGCTTCGTCGTGGTGTGAATGTCACTGTTTACTGTAAAGATGATAAAGCAGCACAAGGCGCTTCAGGTAATCAGCAAGGCGCTGTATATCCATTACTTAATGAGAAGTTTAATTCACTGTCACGATTCTTTGCTCCCGGTTTTATTTTTGCTCGTCAGTTCATCGACCAAGCAGCCAAAGACGTGAAATTTGATCACGATTGGTGCGGCGTAACCCAACTAAAATGGGATGATAAATCAGAAAATAAATTAAATAAAATGCTAACCGCTCAGTTTCCCAATGAACTCGTCACCGCATTTAGCAAAGAAGAGACAAACCACCACGTTGGCCTACCAATCAATATGGAGAGCGTTCATTACCCTCTTGGGGGCTGGTTATGTCCAAAACAGTTAACTCGTGGGATCTTTACTCATTTATCAGAAAATCCATTATTCACTCTGCATAATAACGCTGAAGTGACGCAATTAACTCAAACGGACGATAAGCAATGGAACGTTGTTCTTGGTGAGAAAATAAATAAACATCAAGCCGTTGTGGTTGCTAATGGCCATAAATTTACTGATTTCGCACAGACAAAAGATATTCCAGCAACACCGGTTCGAGGCCAAGTGAGTCATATTCCTACCACGGAATCACTGAAAAAACTGAAAACAGTGTTGTGTTATGACGGTTATTTAACCCCTGAAAATACCAAGAATCAAAGCCATTGTATTGGTGCAAGTTATGATCGCCGTGATTTAGATTTAGCGTTTAAAGAATCGGATCAAATAGAAAATGGTGAACGATTACAGAAATGTATTCCTAATGAAGCTTGGGTGAAAGAGGCAGATACGTCTGACAATCACGCCCGTGTCGGTATTCGCTGCGCCAGTCGTGATCATCTGCCATTTCTTGGTAATGTGGTTCGCTTTGAAGATATGCAAGAAGAGTACAAGTATATCTATAAAAAACGCCACTGGTTACGTGAAGCGAAAGATATTCCTGTTTATGAAGGTTTATTCTGTATGCTGACTTTAGGTTCAAGAGGATTAAGCTCTGCACCACTATTGGCAGAAACCTTAGCGTCACAGATCATGGGAGATCCAATACCATTACCAAACTCAGTGCTTGAAGGGTTACATCCAGGAAGATTGTGGGTGAGAAGATTGTTGAAAGGAAAGCCGCTGGATATTTAAGAGAAAGTAAGAGCAGGGAATAGGTCGGTCGCCAGCTCCCTTTCAGGTTTCAGGGGGCTCGTTGTAAGTGATAAACTCACAACAAACTCCCCTGAACCCTTAGAGCGAAGCGATCTGAACCCTGCTCTGTTACTTAATAGAATCAGCTAAGTGGCTCACCGCTAGCGCAAAGTAATGCGAGCGGTTCCAATCCATTAATACTTGGTAATTATTGTAAACAAGGTACGCACGACCATTTTTATCGTCTGGCTGAACTAGCCAAGCTTCTATATCAACAGAAGGTAATGCTTTACCATTTAAACGTCGAATCCCTAGATCTTGCCATTGAGATAATAATTTACCTTTTTCATCAGATAAACCTTTTAAGCTTTCAGCATCTAATGAAGTAGGTAGCTGTATTTGGCGACCCCATGTATAAGTATCATCCCAACCTACTTGTTTTAAATAGTTCGCAGCAGAAGCAAACACATCGGCCTCAGTAGTCCAGATATCTTTGCGTCCATCACCATTTCCATCGACTGCATAAGCTAAAAATGACGTTGGCATAAACTGACATTGCCCCATCGCCCCTGCCCATGAGCCTTTCATGTTTTCAGGAGTAATGTGACCTTGCTGTAAAATAGTTAATGCCGCCATTGTTTGCTTTCTAAACAATGCTTCTCGGCGTCCGTCATATGCTAGAGTAGTTAACGCTTCAATCACATTATAACCACCAGTAAACTTACCAAAATTACTTTCGACACCCCATAAGGCAACAATAAAACGAGGTTGAACGCCGTATTCTTTCCCTATACGAGCAAGATCTTTATAATGTTTTTTATATAAATCGTTGGCTTGCTTAATTTTCCACTTCGGTACAGCTCGTGGAATGTACTCGTCGAGTGTTAATCTTTTTTCTGGTTGATTACGATCTGACTTAACTGCTTTTTCTTTAAAGACAATATTTTTAAATGCACGCTCAAGAATCGGTTCCGAAATCCCCTTATCTCTTGCTTCATTTTTTAATTCAACAATATAATCTTGAAATTTCCCTTCAGAAGTATTTGCTGTAACTGATGTTGCCATCATTAAGCCAGCTATCCCTAGCATTATTTCTTTCTTCATATTTAGCTCTCGTTTCGTTGGGCTTTTTCTTGTTTGTATTTTTCAAGCTGATTTTCAGGCGGTGGCGGTAATTGCAAAAAGAAACCATCCTCTTTTATCGCCGTTTTTACTTTCTCAACATCAACAGAAGCTAAGGTTCTACCTGCTAAATTAACCACCATAACCATGGTTGGAGTACCAAACATTGTCATTAGATCTTTTGGAACTGAACTAAAGTCATCTTTTTTTTCAATGTAAAGATAAGCGCCTTGTTTCTTCGCGCTTTTATAAATAGAACAAAACATTTTATAACCTATTTTTAAAAGAGTTGATCTCTGTCCCAACTTACAACACTAAGCGATGTCTATTTGATGAGAACCGTCGTAAAAAGTACACTTAAGACAATAAGATAACTTGCTGTATAGCTAAACTGACTATAACATGGTATTAGAATTGTGGTATTAAAATAATCAAGATACAGAATGGTATGACAAAAACAGCCGATTTAAAGGGCAGTAATTTCACCCTTTCAGTATTACATTTACCTAATAATGATATAATTCAAGCACTAAGCATGCTAGAACAAAAGGTTGCTCAAGCACCTTCCTTTTTTGCTTCTGCCCCTGTTGTCGTTAATATTGAAAATGTATCTAATGAAATTAACTTTGCAGAGCTAAAGTCTGGTGTTGAGCACACCGGAATGATCCCAGTAGGGGTTACAGGCTGCAAAGACAAGAAGAAACAAGCTCAAGCAATAGCAGCAGGTTTTGCTGTGATGACCTCTTACACCCCTCAACAAGTAACACAAAAAGTCAGCATGCAACCAACGAAAGTTATTAAGACACCAATTCGTTCAGGGCAACAAGTCTATGCAAAAGATGCTGATCTTGTAATTTTAAATCATGTAAGCCCAGGCGCTGAAGTTATCGCTGATGGCAGTATACATATTCATGGAACATTACGAGGCCGAGCAATTGCTGGTGCAAGTGGTCAAACAGAAGCGAAAGTATTCTGTAAAAATCTCCAAGCTGAGCTAATTTCCATTGCGGGAAACTATTGGCTTAGTGACCAAATTGAACAAGAACATTGGCATCAAAATGTCATGATTACCATGATTGAAGACCGTATCCAAATCGATACCCTAACGTTATAGCAAAACAAAAAGGAATAATAAAAATGGCACGTATTGTCGTTGTAACTTCAGGCAAAGGCGGTGTAGGAAAAACTACGTCGAGTTCTGCTATTGCATCTGGACTTGCTTTAGCTGGTAAGAAAACAGCAGTAATCGATTTTGATATTGGTTTGCGTAACCTTGACTTAATTATGGGCTGTGAACGTCGTGTAGTTTATGATTTTGTTAATGTTATTAATGGTGAAGCTACACTTAATCAAGCATTAATTAAAGATAAGCGTGTAGGTAATTTATTCATTTTACCTGCTTCTCAGACTCGTGATAAAGACGCCCTAACTAAAGATGGTGTTCGCCGAGTTTTTGATGAACTTATTGCTATGAATTTTGACTTTATTATCTGCGATTCTCCAGCAGGTATTGAAGCTGGAGCTTTAATGGCTCTATACTTTGCCGATGAAGCAATTATTACAACCAACCCTGAAGTCTCTTCAGTTCGAGATTCTGACCGTATTCTTGGGATTTTAGATTCTAAATCTCGTCGTGCTGAAGAATCATTAGAACCAGTGCAACAACATTTACTACTTACACGCTACTGCCCTACTCGTGTTAATCAAGGTGAAATGTTAAGCGTTGGTGATGTTGAAGAAATTTTAAATATTCCTTTATTAGGTGTTATTCCTGAAAGTCAATCAGTACTAAACGCTTCAAACAAAGGTATCCCTGTTATTTTTGATGAAGAATCAAATGCTGGATCTGCATATCAAGATGCAGTTAATCGCCTTTTAGGCCAAGAGGTCTCATTCCGCTTTTTAGAAGAAGAGAAGAAAGGCATCTTTAAAAGACTATTTGGAGGTTAACAATGGCATTACTTGAGTTTTTTAGACCACAGAAAAAGAGCACAGCTAATATTGCAAAAGAAAGGTTACAAATCATTGTTGCCGAACGTCGTAATGGTGGGCCTGCGCCTTCCTATTTGCCACAACTGAAAGAAGACATCCTTAAAGTGATCAGCAAATACGTTAATGTTAGTCCAGAGATGGTAACGGTTTCTTTGGAACAAAAAGAAGAAGATTTATCAGTTTTAGAGTTAAATGTTACTCTTCCAGAAGATGATGTTTAATTTCGTTATGTTATTCAAAAATAAAAAGGTGGCTACGATAGCCACCTTTTTTATATCTCTAGCTCTCAGAAATCACCGACATAAAACGAGTTTCAACTAGTTCACCTCGCCAGCCTTGTAATACATCAGGTTTTTGCTCTGGATCGCAGTTCTTCTTCCATTTCCAAGACAATAATTGGTTCAACTGTTTTTTAGAAGCAATAAACTCTGGCATTAAGCCTGATTGCTCTGAGGCTAATTTCACTTCATCTTTCAATAGCTTAAAAATCTGCTTATAACCTGGGTAATCCATTAATCGAGAGATCTCTTTTGGGTATTCAGCTGGATCTAAATCATCAGCTAAATAAGTAAAGCGTAATAGTTTGCTACCATGACGTTGAACTTCTCTTGGATCAAAGCCCTCTTTTAGCATTTGCTCTTTGCTGCGTAAGCCAAAACGCGCTAACTTCCACAAACTTAATTCATGGACTACAAAGTTAACGGCTAAATCGCGCTTTCTAGCTTCTTCTAAACGCCATTTTGCAGCCATTTTCAATATAGCTAGTTGCTTAGGGTTTAATTGCCATGCATTTTTGATGTCTCGGTATGCTTTCTCTGCATCAGGTTGCTTCTCACGTTTTTTGACCGCAAGTGCAGACTCCTGATACGCAGCGTCAGCCCACTGAGTTTGAGCTAATTCTGCTTTTAGCTTTTCAAACATAGGCAGTAAGTAATGCACATCTGCTGCGGCATAGTTAAGCTGTTTTTCAGACAATGGACGCGCCATCCAATCTGTTCGAGCCTCACCTTTATCTAGATCTACACCTAAATAATCCGACACCAATTTCGCAAAGCCCGTGGATAAACCATAACCCAAGAATGCAGCCATAATTTGAGTGTCTATCATAGGTGTAGGCATACAACCTGCGTAGTGTTGGAATACTTCTAAATCTTCACCACAGGCATGAAGTACTTTAGTGACTGATTCGTTTTTTAATAAATCCCAAAGTGGGGTTAAATCATCAATTTCAACCGGATCAACCAATGCTAATGTTTCACCATCAAACATTTGAATCAAACCTAAACGTGCATATAACGTTCTTGTGCGTACAAATTCAGTATCTAGCATTAAAAATGGTTTATGACTTGCTTGCTGACAGATCTCAGCTAAACGTTGACTCTGTTTAACGATTTCAAATTCCACAGTTCTTCCTTAAAAAATCGGTAAGGCAAGATAGCTTAACCTCAATAAAAACTAAGCTATCTTGTCTCTATTATTTATATTTATTATAAAAATAATGCCAGCGATTAAGCTGGCATTATCGTGTTTTTACATTGTAACCAAATTACGCGTTTTCTTCTGCTTTATATTCATCTCGCAGTTCACGACGCAAAATTTTACCTACGTTTGTTTTTGGAAGATCGTCTCTAAACTCAACAATACGTGGGATTTTATAACCAGTTAAATGCTTGCGGCAGTGAGCAATAAGTTCATCTTTAGTAAGGCTAGGATCGCGCTTAACAACACAAATACGAACCACTTCACCCGATGTTGGATGAGGTTTACCTACAGCTGCAACTTCTAGCACTTTACCGTGTAGAGCAACTACATCTTCAATCTCATTTGGATACACATTAAAGCCAGAGACTAAAATCATGTCTTTTTTACGATCAACAATGTGCAGGAAGCCTTCTTCATCAAATTTAACGATGTCACCTGTACTTACCCAGCCATCATCAGTGATCATATCTTTCGTTGCTTCAGCACGGTTCCAATAGCCTTTCATCACTTGAGGGCCACGAACTTGAAGCTCACCGATTTGATCATTGGCAACGACATTGCCCTCTTCATCAACCATTCGAACTTCAGTTGATGGAACAGGTAAGCCAATAGACCCATTGTATGAGGTTAAGTTATGAGGATATGCAGCAACTAATGGCGAACATTCAGTCAAACCATAGCCTTCCAGTAAATAACAGCCAGTGTGTTGCTGCCATTTTTCAGCAACAGCACGCTGCACAGCCATACCACCACCTACAGATAAACGAAGATTACTGAAATCCAACTCATGGAAATCTTCATTATTCACTAATGCATTAAAGAGTGTGTTCACTCCAGTAATTGACGTAAATGGATATTTCTGTAGTTCTTTAATAAAACCAGGTATATCACGAGGATTAGTAATAAGTAAATTACGACCACCCATTTCAACAAATAGTAAGCAGTTTACGGTTAATGCAAAGACATGATATAGCGGTAATGCGGTAACAATAAGCTCGCGACCCTCTGTCAGAACAGGACCATAAGCTCCCTTAGCCTGCATTACATTCGCTATCATATTACGATGAGTCAGCATTGCGCCTTTTGCTACGCCAGTAGTACCACCTGTATATTGTAGGAAAGCTAAGTCTTCACTATCAATAAATGGCTTGATGTACTGCATTCTACGGCCTTTACGTAGTGCATTACGCATTGATGTAGCATGCGGTAAGCTGTATTTGGGTACCATTTTTTTCACGTACTTAACAACGAAGTTCACAATAGTGCCTTTAGCACGAGGGAGTTGCTCACCTAAATTCGTCAAGATCACATGCTTTACTGGCGTGTTATCTACTACTTCTTCTAGCGTACTAGCAAAGTTTGAAACAATCACGATTGCCGCCGCACCAGAATCATTCAACTGATGCTCTAATTCACGTGGTGTATAAAGTGGATTAACGTTTACCGCTACCATACCTGCACGTAGTACACCAAACAGCGCAATAGGGTATTGCAATAAGTTCGGCATCATTAAGGCAACTCGGTCGCCTTTTTTCAGTTTAAGTTCATTTTGTAAGTAAGCAGCGAAAGCACGACTGCGCTCTTCTAACTTACGAAATGTCATTACTGAACCCATATTGATAAATGCAGGCTGATCGGCATATTTATGAACCGATTGCTCAAACATATCAACCAATGAACTGTATTGGTCTGGGTTTATTTCTGCTGGTACGTCTTCTGGGTAACGTGAAAGCCAAACTTTATCCACGCCTTTCTCCTATTCTATATACGATTCATTGCTCTTTTGACAATAACTCAATAACCGTGATCAATATCACTTTTGATGAGTAGACTATTTACTCTACAAGTATAGTCAACTATTTTTATTATCAATTACTTATTCGGGGCTTATTTGACCATAAAAATGGCTTTTTTTAAATATGTGAAGCAGTTATGTGGCTATTTTGTTAACCAGAACACTAATATAATCACTTACTTGCTCTGGATGTTCTAAGTGACAATGGTGACCACCTTCTATTTTAAAAGATTCAAAATTTGAAATATGACGATATCGATGGGTTTTCTGCTTTAGATGCCCATAACCTTCATTGCCAATTACAGCAACAACCGGACACTCTATCTTTGAAAGTAATGATAGAGCATGAACTTCACTCATTCGATAAAGTGAATCACATTTCACTTTCGCATCAGTTGTCCATTGCACATGTTCAGATGATGTTGTTAATGAACGAGTGACCATTGGTTCTATTAGTAACTCAGGCAATTGATTCACTTTTGATCGCAACTCAACCGCCGCTTGCTTATCTTTTAAGGTTCGTTGAGGCTTATTCCGATAGCGTTGGCGACTTAGGA from the Aliivibrio wodanis genome contains:
- the fabB gene encoding 3-ketoacyl-ACP synthase FabB; the encoded protein is MKRAVITGMGIVSSIGNNAEEVLESLKAGKSGINFSEQFAEKGLRSNVWGDLKMNPADHIDRKKMRFMGDAAAFAYISMEQAVADSGLTEDQVSNDRTGIVAGSGGASSLNQVNAVDILREKGVKRVGPYMVPRTMASTVSACLATPFKIRGVNYSMSSACATSAHCIGHAVELIQLGKQDVMFAGGGEELDWSLTMMFDAMGALSSKYNDTPEKASRTYDADRDGFVISGGGGMVVIEELEHALARGAKIYGEIVGYGATSDGYDMVAPSGEGAVRCMKMAMQNVDSVDYVNTHGTSTPVGDAKELGAIQEVFGANSPAISATKAMTGHALGAAGVHEAIYSTLMLEHGFIAPSINVETLDPAAEGLDIVTEKRDQVLTTVMSNSFGFGGTNATLVIKKYEA
- the mnmC gene encoding tRNA 5-methylaminomethyl-2-thiouridine biosynthesis bifunctional protein MnmC; the encoded protein is MSRNHILPQNSITNAILDWNESGTPVSNDFDDVYFSNDNGLEETRYVFLQQNHLPQRWQDYDQRRFVIGETGFGTGLNFLAVWQWFKTFREQNPDAALKELHFVSFEKFPVTKADLIKAHQAWPELAELAEQLQEHYPAAVPDCHRLVLEDGMITLDLWFGDIKDCMPQIWMDDSGVIDAWFLDGFAPSKNPEMWNQNLFNNMASLAKKGCTCATFTAAGFVRRGLIEAGFDMKKVKGFAHKRDMIAGTLTERKTKANHAVWYARSTPENITDVAIIGGGVASASLATTLLRRGVNVTVYCKDDKAAQGASGNQQGAVYPLLNEKFNSLSRFFAPGFIFARQFIDQAAKDVKFDHDWCGVTQLKWDDKSENKLNKMLTAQFPNELVTAFSKEETNHHVGLPINMESVHYPLGGWLCPKQLTRGIFTHLSENPLFTLHNNAEVTQLTQTDDKQWNVVLGEKINKHQAVVVANGHKFTDFAQTKDIPATPVRGQVSHIPTTESLKKLKTVLCYDGYLTPENTKNQSHCIGASYDRRDLDLAFKESDQIENGERLQKCIPNEAWVKEADTSDNHARVGIRCASRDHLPFLGNVVRFEDMQEEYKYIYKKRHWLREAKDIPVYEGLFCMLTLGSRGLSSAPLLAETLASQIMGDPIPLPNSVLEGLHPGRLWVRRLLKGKPLDI
- a CDS encoding putative lytic murein transglycosylase, with product MKKEIMLGIAGLMMATSVTANTSEGKFQDYIVELKNEARDKGISEPILERAFKNIVFKEKAVKSDRNQPEKRLTLDEYIPRAVPKWKIKQANDLYKKHYKDLARIGKEYGVQPRFIVALWGVESNFGKFTGGYNVIEALTTLAYDGRREALFRKQTMAALTILQQGHITPENMKGSWAGAMGQCQFMPTSFLAYAVDGNGDGRKDIWTTEADVFASAANYLKQVGWDDTYTWGRQIQLPTSLDAESLKGLSDEKGKLLSQWQDLGIRRLNGKALPSVDIEAWLVQPDDKNGRAYLVYNNYQVLMDWNRSHYFALAVSHLADSIK
- the minC gene encoding septum site-determining protein MinC (cell division inhibitor), encoding MTKTADLKGSNFTLSVLHLPNNDIIQALSMLEQKVAQAPSFFASAPVVVNIENVSNEINFAELKSGVEHTGMIPVGVTGCKDKKKQAQAIAAGFAVMTSYTPQQVTQKVSMQPTKVIKTPIRSGQQVYAKDADLVILNHVSPGAEVIADGSIHIHGTLRGRAIAGASGQTEAKVFCKNLQAELISIAGNYWLSDQIEQEHWHQNVMITMIEDRIQIDTLTL
- the minD gene encoding septum site-determining protein MinD (cell division inhibitor MinD), which gives rise to MARIVVVTSGKGGVGKTTSSSAIASGLALAGKKTAVIDFDIGLRNLDLIMGCERRVVYDFVNVINGEATLNQALIKDKRVGNLFILPASQTRDKDALTKDGVRRVFDELIAMNFDFIICDSPAGIEAGALMALYFADEAIITTNPEVSSVRDSDRILGILDSKSRRAEESLEPVQQHLLLTRYCPTRVNQGEMLSVGDVEEILNIPLLGVIPESQSVLNASNKGIPVIFDEESNAGSAYQDAVNRLLGQEVSFRFLEEEKKGIFKRLFGG
- the minE gene encoding cell division topological specificity factor; this encodes MALLEFFRPQKKSTANIAKERLQIIVAERRNGGPAPSYLPQLKEDILKVISKYVNVSPEMVTVSLEQKEEDLSVLELNVTLPEDDV
- the rnd gene encoding ribonuclease D, producing the protein MEFEIVKQSQRLAEICQQASHKPFLMLDTEFVRTRTLYARLGLIQMFDGETLALVDPVEIDDLTPLWDLLKNESVTKVLHACGEDLEVFQHYAGCMPTPMIDTQIMAAFLGYGLSTGFAKLVSDYLGVDLDKGEARTDWMARPLSEKQLNYAAADVHYLLPMFEKLKAELAQTQWADAAYQESALAVKKREKQPDAEKAYRDIKNAWQLNPKQLAILKMAAKWRLEEARKRDLAVNFVVHELSLWKLARFGLRSKEQMLKEGFDPREVQRHGSKLLRFTYLADDLDPAEYPKEISRLMDYPGYKQIFKLLKDEVKLASEQSGLMPEFIASKKQLNQLLSWKWKKNCDPEQKPDVLQGWRGELVETRFMSVISES
- the fadD gene encoding long-chain-fatty-acid-CoA ligase, encoding MDKVWLSRYPEDVPAEINPDQYSSLVDMFEQSVHKYADQPAFINMGSVMTFRKLEERSRAFAAYLQNELKLKKGDRVALMMPNLLQYPIALFGVLRAGMVAVNVNPLYTPRELEHQLNDSGAAAIVIVSNFASTLEEVVDNTPVKHVILTNLGEQLPRAKGTIVNFVVKYVKKMVPKYSLPHATSMRNALRKGRRMQYIKPFIDSEDLAFLQYTGGTTGVAKGAMLTHRNMIANVMQAKGAYGPVLTEGRELIVTALPLYHVFALTVNCLLFVEMGGRNLLITNPRDIPGFIKELQKYPFTSITGVNTLFNALVNNEDFHELDFSNLRLSVGGGMAVQRAVAEKWQQHTGCYLLEGYGLTECSPLVAAYPHNLTSYNGSIGLPVPSTEVRMVDEEGNVVANDQIGELQVRGPQVMKGYWNRAEATKDMITDDGWVSTGDIVKFDEEGFLHIVDRKKDMILVSGFNVYPNEIEDVVALHGKVLEVAAVGKPHPTSGEVVRICVVKRDPSLTKDELIAHCRKHLTGYKIPRIVEFRDDLPKTNVGKILRRELRDEYKAEENA